The genome window AAGCCGCGAAATTTTCTTGGGCCAAATTTGCCGAAGGTGAAGGACTGGGTGCTTGATTTTCGACCGAGTGAGTTCTTATCCGTAGGTGCGGTGGATGGGGATTCTGGGATTCGTGTGACAGGTGCGGATATGTTTTCGATCTTTCGAGATGTGCCTGTTATTTCTGAGCAGCGTTATTTGTTAGATGCGAGTTTGGCGTATCGTATCAGCCCTGATAATCGGACGCATGTGTCTCTGTCGTGGTCGGATCGTGATGGTCGTTCTTTAGGGAAGGAAATGTTGTTTCGTTGCCCGACAGGTGAATCATATGGAACGCAGCGTATCGTGTTGCCAATTCGTGCGCCCTCTCAGGCATATACGCTGCGTGTGCGCTTTGTCGTGTCGCGGCAATATGAGGGCGACTACTTGGACTTGGAGCGTGTGAATTTCGGCCTGATCGCAAAGTGATACAGACGCCGGAGTGCTAAGCTTTACGAGCGACCCACAGGATCGGCGGAATACGACCGCTGGTGACTACGGGTTCGTGGCTTTCCACGAACCAACCGCGTGATTCGATTGTTTGCATCCACTCGGCAACAGAGCCTGCTTCGGTCTGGCCGCCTTCGTGTCCACGGTAGGCGGTTACTAGCAATAGGCCGCCTGGTTTGAGCAGTTCGCAGGCCGATCGAAGGGCCGCGAGTGTGGACTCGGGAGTCGTTTGGATGCTTTTGTCGCTGCCGGGGAGGTAACCGAGGTTAAAGGTGATCGCGCTGATCGTTTGCGCATACTGCTCGCACAGTGAGCGAAGTGCCTGCCCATGGTCGGCAACGAGTAGCTCGGCTTGTGCTTGGCTGTTCGCGGTTTCCAAGCGCAAGCGTGTGGCAGTGATTGCGGCTTCCTGAATGTCGGTGGCGATGATGTGCCCCGTGGAGCCCACGAGTTTTGCCATGTATGCAGTGTCGTGGCCGTTGCCGGCAGTGGCGTCCAGTGCGCGATCTCCGGGCTGTAGTTGTGCGCTTAAGTAGTCGTGCGCTAGATCAGTGAGTCGCATTGGGAAGGGTGGTGTTGGGTTCAGAGTAGCGGATAATGTCGATCTCGGGATCGAGTGGCTCGCCTTGCAGTAAATATGCTAGGAATTGTCGGACTAGTTCTGGCGCGAGTGAGGCACCTTTGGAGCCGAGGCCATTAAAAATATGGAGGCTCGGTTCGGTAGGGTGGCTCCCCATAAAGGGGCGGAAGTCTTTGGTGGTCGGGCGTAGGCCGGAGTAGTGCTGCTTCACCTCCAGTGTGTGCTCTGGCGCGATAAAGGATTGGGCGGATTCGAGGAGTTCACGTGCGCCGGCTTCTGTGGGCTCGGGTGTGTCGTCGTCACTGTCAAAGGTCGCACCGAGGCGATAGGTGTGATCGCCGTAGGGGAGGATCCATTTGCGATGATGGTAAATCGCACGCGGTAGGTTGAGTGTTTCGCACTGCAGGACGAGTGTCTCGCCTTTGGCGGGTGCGAGCGGCAGCCAGTTAAACCATGGGTTGGTTAGCATGCCGACACCTTCACTGAAGATGATATGATCGGCCTGTAAGTCGTGGTAGCTCCAGTGCGCGCCGTTCTTCTGTAAATCTTCGTGGATAAACGTCTCGTCTCGGAAGGTGGCGTTGTCTGTGAAATGTTGACGCAATGTTTGCAGGAGTAGCGGCAGGTCAGTGTAGGCGGCTTGCTTGATGTGAAAGCTGCCGTGGGTGTCTTCGAGTGCAGCGGGGCCTTCGCCGACGGGGATGGCTTCGCCCAGCACGTCGGCATAGCGTTGGTTGCGCATCCGCTTGCCCATGCGTTTGACGTCGATGCCATGCTGGCAGTAACGAATGAGTGGGATCGGGTGGTAAAGTTCTACGCCAAATGTTTGCTCCAATTCGCGGTAAGTCGCCGCTGCATGAGGAATCAGTGCATCGAAGTTCCACGTCTTGATCATCCAGCGCCCCGTGACGGGATTGATCACACCCCCCGCGACTTCGGAGGCATTTGGGAGTTGAGTGCTTCCGATCAGAGTTACCTGTTTACCCGCTTGCTCTAATCGCCATGCGAGGAGGCAACCTGCGAGGCCTGCGCCGACGATTATATACTTTGGGGTGCTCATGAGTGTTTGATACAAAGCGTGTATACCGAATTTCTGGAAAGCAAAAAAGCGGGGTGGTGCAGTTTATGTCTGATTTCGTTGCTATGAAAGGCACTTTTGCTAATGATTCGGGTGTGAATATTTTTCATCGTATTCGTGAGCATTTTTGTGGCATGCAGGATCGTTGCTTGCCGGAGGGGAGCACGCGGGCGCAGCGGGGGGCGTTTGGCGAAGACCTTGCGGCAGATCATTGTCGGCGTGTGCTTGGCTATCGGCTGATCGTCCGGAACTGGCGCTACAAGCGGGATGAGCTCGATTTGATTTGTCAGGATGGCGACGTTTTAGTCTTTGTTGAGGTGCGAGCACGCGCTGAGGATGCGTTGGTTTCTGGTTTTTATTCAGTGGATCGGCATAAAAAAGAAATCCTGAGACGCGGCTGTGGAAACTATCTAAAACAGTTGCGAAATCCGCCAAAACACTTCCGCTTTGACATTATAGACGTCTCAATTTGCAAAGGGGGGCGTGGAGAGGTGCACCATTATCCGAATGTGCCTCTGTTCCATAAACATTTTTCAGTCCAACGCCATCAGACATGACGAACGAAACAGACGAATCCAGACATCCTTTCCTACAAGGCTTGAGCAAGCATCGCGGTGCGCCACCGACAGTTGTCGTGATTTTTGGCGCCTCCGGTGATCTTACTGCGCGTAAGCTCGTGCCAGCTATTTTTAATTTGGGAGTGGATAATCTGCTGCCCGGTGAATTTCACCTAATCGGCTTTGGTCGTAAGCCGATTGAAGATGATCAGTTCCGTGATATCATGGATGAAGCGATTGGTGAGTTTTCTCGCCGTCCGCTGAACAAGGAAATCTGGGAGCGTGTGCGTAACCACATGACGTATCACTCTGGTGGATACGATGATCCTGAGACATTCGTAGAGCTGGCAGCTAAGATCGACAAGATCGAAGCTGATTTGGGCCGCGATGTGCAACGCTTGTTTTATATTTCAACAC of Lentimonas sp. CC4 contains these proteins:
- a CDS encoding class I SAM-dependent methyltransferase produces the protein MRLTDLAHDYLSAQLQPGDRALDATAGNGHDTAYMAKLVGSTGHIIATDIQEAAITATRLRLETANSQAQAELLVADHGQALRSLCEQYAQTISAITFNLGYLPGSDKSIQTTPESTLAALRSACELLKPGGLLLVTAYRGHEGGQTEAGSVAEWMQTIESRGWFVESHEPVVTSGRIPPILWVARKA
- a CDS encoding YraN family protein, translated to MSDFVAMKGTFANDSGVNIFHRIREHFCGMQDRCLPEGSTRAQRGAFGEDLAADHCRRVLGYRLIVRNWRYKRDELDLICQDGDVLVFVEVRARAEDALVSGFYSVDRHKKEILRRGCGNYLKQLRNPPKHFRFDIIDVSICKGGRGEVHHYPNVPLFHKHFSVQRHQT
- a CDS encoding FAD-dependent oxidoreductase, translated to MSTPKYIIVGAGLAGCLLAWRLEQAGKQVTLIGSTQLPNASEVAGGVINPVTGRWMIKTWNFDALIPHAAATYRELEQTFGVELYHPIPLIRYCQHGIDVKRMGKRMRNQRYADVLGEAIPVGEGPAALEDTHGSFHIKQAAYTDLPLLLQTLRQHFTDNATFRDETFIHEDLQKNGAHWSYHDLQADHIIFSEGVGMLTNPWFNWLPLAPAKGETLVLQCETLNLPRAIYHHRKWILPYGDHTYRLGATFDSDDDTPEPTEAGARELLESAQSFIAPEHTLEVKQHYSGLRPTTKDFRPFMGSHPTEPSLHIFNGLGSKGASLAPELVRQFLAYLLQGEPLDPEIDIIRYSEPNTTLPNATH